In one Tripterygium wilfordii isolate XIE 37 chromosome 22, ASM1340144v1, whole genome shotgun sequence genomic region, the following are encoded:
- the LOC119990628 gene encoding serine/threonine-protein kinase OSR1-like isoform X4 — MEKKKFPIGPEHYQLYEEVGQGVSASVHRALCVPFDEIVAIKILDFERHNGDLSNISREAQTMILVDHPNVLKSHCSFVIDHNLWVVMPFMAGGSCLHILKAAYPDGFEEAVIATILREVLKGLEYLHHHGHIHRDVKAGNILIDARGAIKLGDFGVSACLFDSGDRQRMRNTFVGTPCWMAPEVMEQLHGYDFKADIWSFGITALELAHGHAPFSKYPPMKVLLMTLQNAPPGLDYERDRKFSKSFKQMIASCLVKDPSKRPSAKKLLKHSFFKQARSNDYIARMLLEGLPALGDRIKALKRKEEDMLAQKKMPDGRKEEISQNEYKRGISGWNFNLEDVKAQASLIQDEDPVPDNNQVRTSNSLAGLEGHEKQPQMSSAGPFLQVAEQDNDLIPTQSTSLTFTRSSVNAMRSKMVRSDDNFSSASPCSEQHVLQNPSHNHDDNLKNNIHEKPILDNNGEISEGVASHTHERRGSSSESMTVTESTALLIRGESDKLQNLQQSNLACNGATANHAVDDTVLDIPTKVHKSSGASNSDELDEKAKPPVVQQRGRFKVTSENVEFEKVVPSAILQKSHSLQVGTFEVLNQHAAVSVPSALEAAASTLSASSMFPLLLSVLQTNILQRESILRLMKQISTCETTAKLASDGGSSMENVGVTEKSLLEAAHDKEKELLNELADLQYRLICSQEEVQKYKTENAEG; from the exons atggagaagaaaaagttTCCAATCGGTCCAGAGCATTATCAGCTTTATGAGGAGGTTGGTCAAGGCGTCAGTGCCTCCGTTCATCGCGCTCTGTGTGTACCTTTCGATGAGATCGTCGCCATTAAGATTCTCGATTTTGAACGTCACAACGGTGATCTG AGTAACATTTCTCGTGAAGCACAAACAATGATATTGGTTGACCACCCCAATGTTCTTAAATCACACTGCTCCTTTGTTATTGATCACAACCTGTGGGTTGTCATGCCATTCATGGCTGGCGGTTCTTGTCTTCATATATTGAAAGCTGCTTACCCTGATGGTTTTGAGGAGGCAGTGATAGCAACAATACTTCGTGAGGTATTAAAGGGTCTAGAGTATCTTCATCATCATGGGCATATACATCGAGATGTTAAA GCTGGGAATATTCTCATTGATGCACGTGGTGCAATCAAATTAGGAGATTTTGGTGTCTCTGCTTGTCTTTTTGATTCAGGTGATAGACAACGCATGAGGAATACATTCGTGGGGACACCTTGCTG GATGGCACCAGAGGTTATGGAACAGTTACATGGTTACGACTTCAA GGCTGATATATGGTCTTTTGGGATTACTGCATTGGAACTTGCTCATGGACATGCTCCTTTTTCAAAGTATCCTCCGATGAAG GTATTGCTAATGACCTTGCAAAACGCACCCCCTGGCCTTGATTATGAAAGAGATAGGAAGTTTTCTAAG TCTTTTAAGCAGATGATTGCCAGTTGTTTGGTGAAAGATCCTTCAAAACGGCCCTCTGCAAAGAAGTTGTTAAAGCATTCCTTTTTCAAACAAGCTAGGTCAAATGATTACATAGCCCGAATGCTTTTAGAGGGGTTGCCTGCTCTTGGTGATCGTATAAAGGCATTAAAG AGAAAGGAAGAAGATATGCTTGCACAAAAGAAGATGCCAGATGGTCGGAAGGAGGAAATATCCCAG AATGAATATAAACGAGGAATTAGTGGCTGGAACTTCAATCTTGAAGATGTGAAGGCTCAGGCTTCCCTG ATTCAAGATGAGGACCCTGTACCAGATAATAATCAAGTAAGGACCTCAAATTCCTTAGCTGGACTGGAGGGACATGAAAAGCAACCACAAATGTCTTCAGCAGGACCATTTCTACAAGTTGCAGAG CAAGATAATGATCTTATACCGACTCAATCGACTTCGCTTACATTTACTAGGTCATCCGTAAATGCTATGAG AAGTAAAATGGTCAGATCTGATGATAACTTTAGCAGTGCCAGTCCTTGCAGTGAACAGCATGTCTTGCAGAATCCTTCACACAATCATGATGATAATCTCAAAAATAATATCCACGAAAAGCCTATTCTGGATAATAATGGGGAAATTTCAGAGGGCGTGGCGAGTCATACACATGAAAGAAGAGGAAGTTCATCAGAGAGCATGACCGTAACAGAGAGTACTGCTCTTCTTATTAGAGGAGAAAG CGATAAGTTGCAAAATTTGCAGCAGAGCAACTTAGCTTGCAATGGAGCAACAGCTAATCATGCCGTGGATGACACAGTACTGGATATTCCAACTAAAGTGCATAAATCATCAGGTG CATCGAATAGTGATGAACTTGATGAGAAAGCAAAGCCACCAGTTGTTCAGCAACGAGGACGGTTTAAAGTAACTTCTGAGAATGTTGAATTTGAAAAG GTGGTGCCATCGGCAATACTGCAGAAGAGTCATAGCCTGCAGGTTGGTACTTTTGAG GTTCTTAACCAACATGCTGCAGTGTCTGTACCATCAGCACTTGAGGCTGCAGCATCAACTCTTTCTGCCTCTTCTATGTTTCCATTGCTGCTTTCAGTTCTGCAAACAAACATTCTTCAAAGG GAAAGTATTCTGAGGCTCATGAAACAGATCTCTACTTGTGAAACCACAG CCAAGCTTGCTTCTGACGGAGGATCCAGTATGGAAAATGTAGGTGTAACAGAGAAGTCTTTG TTAGAAGCAGCACATGACAAGGAAAAGGAGCTCCTCAATGAATTAGCTGATTTGCAGTATAG GCTAATATGTTCTCAAGAAGAAGTACAAAAATATAAGACAGAAAATGCTGAG GGTTAG